One Rosa chinensis cultivar Old Blush chromosome 3, RchiOBHm-V2, whole genome shotgun sequence DNA window includes the following coding sequences:
- the LOC112192479 gene encoding calcium-dependent protein kinase 26: MGNNCVGNSKDGLFHSVSNSLWWTRSTGGLVTPTTREIKSSDAPPSLNNQSETNPHDVQSNPPEAIKMTTEGSKPVQPPIQPTKVHPEKQKEEETEPAAQAAIPKGETKPQQPVNHRDQETRPAQPITQNGGTNQQAVPARPKKPHNVKRVSSAGLQAESVLQTKTGHLKEYYNLGQKLGHGQFGTTFLCVEKATGKEYACKSIAKRKLLAAEDVEDVRREIQIMHHLAGNPNVISIKAAYEDAVAVHVVMELCAGGELFDRIIKRGHYSERKAARLARTIVGVIEACHSLGVMHRDLKPENFLFVDEEEDSALKAIDFGLSIFFKPGETFNDVVGSPYYVAPEVLRKRYGPEADVWSVGVIIYILLSGVPPFWGETEQEIFEEVLHGDLDFSTDPWPNISESAKDLVKKMLVRNPKKRLTAHQVLCHPWVQVDGVAPDKPLDSAVLSRLKQFSAMNKIKKMALRVIAENLSEEEIAGLKEMFKMIDTDNSGQISFEELKDGLKRFGATLNESEIYDLMQAADVDNSGTIDYGEFIAATLHLNKVEREDHLFAAFSYFDKDGSGYITQDELQQACEEFGIQDVHLEELIREVDQDNDGRIDYNEFVAMMQKGNPEFDKKGIQTSALGIGFREALSVC, from the exons ATGGGAAACAACTGTGTTGGAAATTCCAAGGACGGGCTTTTCCATTCGGTCTCAAATTCACTCTGGTGGACTCGATCAACCGGGGGTTTGGTTACTCCTACAACTAGAGAAATTAAAAGTAGTGATGCACCACCCTCATTGAACAATCAGTCAGAAACTAATCCTCATGATGTTCAAAGCAATCCCCCAGAAGCAATCAAGATGACCACGGAGGGCTCTAAACCAGTGCAGCCCCCAATTCAACCGACGAAGGTTCATCCCGAAAAGCAAAAGGAAGAGGAGACTGAACCAGCAGCACAAGCAGCAATTCCGAAGGGAGAGACTAAACCTCAACAACCGGTAAATCATAGGGATCAAGAGACCAGACCAGCGCAACCCATAACACAAAATGGAGGGACTAATCAGCAAGCAGTGCCTGCGAGACCGAAGAAGCCCCATAATGTGAAGAGGGTATCGAGTGCAGGGCTTCAGGCAGAGTCTGTCTTGCAAACCAAGACAGGTCATTTGAAGGAGTACTACAATTTGGGCCAGAAGCTTGGACATGGACAATTTGGGACAACTTTCCTTTGTGTGGAGAAAGCAACGGGAAAGGAATACGCATGCAAATCCATTGCCAAAAGGAAATTGTTGGCAGCAGAAGATGTGGAGGATGTGAGGAGGGAGATTCAAATAATGCATCACTTGGCAGGGAATCCCAATGTCATATCGATTAAGGCGGCTTATGAGGATGCTGTTGCGGTTCATGTTGTGATGGAATTATGTGCAGGGGGTGAGCTCTTTGATAGGATTATCAAGAGGGGGCATTACTCTGAAAGAAAGGCAGCTCGGCTAGCAAGGACTATAGTTGGAGTTATAGAAGCTTGCCATTCTTTGGGTGTTATGCATCGCGATCTTAAACCCGAGAACTTTCTTTTTGTTGATGAGGAGGAGGATTCAGCCCTCAAAGCTATAGATTTTGGGCTGTCAATATTTTTCAAGCCAG GTGAAACTTTCAATGATGTGGTTGGAAGCCCATATTATGTTGCACCTGAAGTTCTGCGCAAGCGGTATGGTCCAGAAGCAGATGTTTGGAGTGTTGGTGTTATCATTTACATTCTTTTGAGTGGGGTGCCTCCATTCTGGGGTG AAACTGAGCAAGAGATCTTTGAAGAGGTTTTGCATGGTGATCTTGACTTCTCAACAGATCCCTGGCCTAATATTTCAGAAAGTGCGAAAGATTTAGTCAAGAAGATGCTTGTCAGAAACCCCAAAAAGCGGCTAACTGCTCATCAAGTTCTAT GTCACCCTTGGGTTCAGGTTGATGGGGTGGCTCCAGACAAGCCTCTTGATTCTGCAGTCTTAAGTCGCTTGAAGCAGTTCTCTGCAATGaacaaaattaagaaaatggCTCTTAGA GTCATTGCTGAAAACCtctctgaagaagaaattgccGGTTTAAAAGAAATGTTCAAGATGATAGATACTGACAATAGTGGTCAAATTAGTTTCGAAGAACTGAAAGATGGACTGAAAAGATTTGGAGCTACTCTAAATGAGTCTGAAATATACGACCTGATGCAAGCT GCTGATGTTGACAACAGTGGCACAATTGATTATGGGGAGTTCATAGCAGCAACATTGCATTTAAACAAAGTAGAGAGGGAAGATCATTTGTTTGCAGCTTTCTCATATTTTGACAAAGATGGCAGTGGCTATATAACTCAAGATGAACTTCAACAAGCGTGTGAGGAGTTTGGCATTCAGGATGTCCACTTGGAAGAGTTGATCCGAGAAGTCGATCAGGACAAT GACGGTCGAATAGATTACAATGAGTTCGTTGCCATGATGCAGAAAGGCAATCCAGAGTTTGATAAGAAGGGTATTCAAACCAGTGCTCTTGGCATTGGATTTAGGGAGGCACTATCTGTTTGTTAA